The following are from one region of the Flexistipes sp. genome:
- the atpD gene encoding F0F1 ATP synthase subunit beta: MANVGKIVQVIGPVVDVHFEDGQLPEIYTALKIKNPISGDIVICEVEQHLGENTVRSVGMTSTEGLVRGLDAENTGEAITAPVGKNALGRILNVIGEPVDEQGEVEADDHWPIHREAPKLEDQDTGNEILETGIKVIDLLEPYTKGGKTGLFGGAGVGKTVLIMELINNIAKQHGGYSVFCGVGERTREGNDLWLEMQESGVLEKVALIYGQMNEPPGARMRVGLTGLTIAEYFRDVEGQDVLLFVDNIFRFTQAGMEVSALLGRMPSAVGYQPTLGTEMGELQERIASTKKGSITSVQAVYVPADDLTDPAPATTFAHLDATTVLSRQIAELGIYPAVDPLDSTSRILDPNIVGKEHYDVARDVQKVLQRYKELQDIIAILGMEELTEEDKLTVSRARRIQRFLSQPFFVAEQFTGMPGKYVTLNETVKGFKEILDGKHDDLPEQAFYLVGTIDEALEKAEQLKTRG; this comes from the coding sequence ATGGCTAATGTAGGGAAAATTGTTCAGGTAATTGGACCGGTTGTTGATGTCCACTTTGAAGATGGTCAATTACCGGAAATTTACACAGCTTTGAAAATTAAGAATCCGATTAGCGGTGATATTGTTATTTGCGAGGTTGAACAGCATCTTGGAGAAAACACAGTAAGATCCGTTGGTATGACATCTACAGAAGGTCTTGTCAGGGGCCTCGATGCTGAAAATACCGGCGAGGCGATTACTGCCCCTGTTGGTAAAAACGCACTGGGTAGAATTCTCAATGTTATCGGTGAGCCTGTTGACGAACAGGGCGAGGTGGAAGCTGACGATCACTGGCCCATCCACAGGGAAGCACCTAAGCTGGAAGATCAGGACACAGGTAATGAAATCCTTGAAACCGGTATTAAAGTGATTGATCTTCTTGAGCCTTATACTAAAGGTGGAAAAACCGGTCTTTTTGGTGGTGCCGGTGTTGGTAAAACTGTGCTTATTATGGAGCTTATCAATAATATTGCAAAACAGCACGGTGGTTATTCCGTTTTCTGCGGTGTTGGTGAAAGGACAAGGGAAGGTAATGACCTTTGGCTTGAAATGCAGGAGTCCGGTGTTCTTGAGAAAGTGGCTTTGATTTATGGTCAGATGAACGAGCCTCCTGGTGCCAGGATGAGAGTCGGTCTTACAGGACTGACCATTGCTGAGTATTTCAGGGATGTAGAAGGACAGGACGTTCTTTTGTTTGTTGATAACATATTCAGATTTACCCAGGCAGGTATGGAAGTTTCTGCTCTTTTGGGAAGAATGCCTTCAGCTGTTGGTTACCAGCCGACACTTGGTACGGAAATGGGTGAATTGCAGGAGAGAATTGCTTCAACCAAGAAGGGATCTATTACTTCAGTTCAGGCTGTTTACGTTCCAGCTGACGACCTTACTGACCCTGCTCCGGCAACAACTTTTGCTCACCTGGATGCTACAACGGTTCTTTCAAGACAGATTGCAGAGCTTGGTATTTATCCAGCTGTTGACCCTCTGGACTCCACTTCCAGAATTCTTGATCCCAACATTGTAGGTAAAGAACATTATGATGTTGCTAGAGATGTTCAAAAGGTTCTTCAGAGATACAAAGAATTGCAGGATATTATCGCAATTCTTGGTATGGAAGAATTAACTGAAGAGGATAAACTGACTGTTTCAAGAGCGAGAAGAATACAGAGATTTCTTTCTCAGCCATTCTTTGTTGCTGAACAGTTTACCGGTATGCCCGGTAAATATGTAACACTCAATGAAACGGTTAAAGGTTTTAAGGAGATTCTTGACGGTAAACACGATGATCTTCCCGAGCAGGCTTTTTACCTTGTCGGAACGATAGATGAGGCTTTGGAAAAAGCAGAACAGCTTAAGACAAGAGGATAA
- a CDS encoding F0F1 ATP synthase subunit epsilon: protein MAEKLKLELVSPERKLLDLEVDEVIAPGVEGDFGILPDHTPFLTALNIGELIYKHDKTTEYAAIDRGFLEVNNNRVIILAEGAELGREIDLEEAIRRKVEKEQELEAARQEESHKFSKAEIELMRELNRVSVAERYK from the coding sequence ATGGCTGAAAAGCTTAAACTTGAACTTGTATCACCTGAGAGAAAACTTTTGGATCTGGAAGTGGACGAAGTAATCGCCCCGGGGGTAGAAGGTGATTTCGGTATATTACCTGATCACACACCATTTTTAACAGCTCTCAATATAGGCGAGTTGATTTATAAACATGACAAAACTACTGAGTATGCTGCTATTGACAGAGGTTTTCTTGAAGTCAACAATAACAGGGTGATCATTCTTGCCGAAGGTGCGGAGCTTGGAAGAGAAATTGACCTGGAAGAAGCGATCAGAAGGAAAGTTGAAAAAGAGCAAGAACTGGAGGCAGCCAGACAGGAAGAATCACATAAATTCAGCAAAGCGGAAATTGAGCTAATGAGAGAGCTCAACCGGGTCAGTGTTGCTGAAAGGTATAAATAA
- a CDS encoding division/cell wall cluster transcriptional repressor MraZ, whose protein sequence is MKTPTSFKGKSFHTINDAGRVSIPSKFRDVLKTKYGDESLILVTLGSHIAAFPIYEWQKLEKMWEENPPRDTQGKKFLRYLYSTAEDCSIDRQGRVLIPNMLREKTGLNSECVIVGHMNKIEIWPKSKWELEFEDIDVENLFDSISEEFPELNL, encoded by the coding sequence ATGAAAACTCCGACTAGTTTTAAGGGTAAAAGCTTCCACACAATTAATGACGCCGGTCGTGTAAGTATCCCATCGAAATTCAGGGATGTCCTTAAGACTAAATACGGAGATGAATCATTAATACTTGTTACACTGGGCAGCCATATAGCTGCATTTCCCATATATGAATGGCAGAAATTGGAAAAGATGTGGGAAGAAAACCCACCCAGAGATACTCAGGGGAAAAAATTTCTCAGGTACCTGTATTCAACTGCAGAAGACTGCTCCATTGACAGACAGGGTAGAGTGTTGATCCCTAATATGCTTAGGGAAAAAACAGGTTTGAATTCAGAATGTGTTATTGTCGGCCATATGAATAAAATTGAAATCTGGCCTAAGTCTAAATGGGAGCTTGAATTTGAGGATATTGATGTAGAAAATCTTTTTGATTCGATAAGTGAAGAATTTCCGGAACTAAATTTATAG
- the rsmH gene encoding 16S rRNA (cytosine(1402)-N(4))-methyltransferase RsmH: protein MHKPVLTEELIENLAINPHGIYVDCTGGGGGHALRVYKKLSSDGRLIILDRDEDAVKRLKEIFDGYNNVNVVQSNFADVDSVLKELKIARITGLYADFGLSNYQLMDEKRGFSFRKSGFLDMRMDSSDKITAYEVVNNYPKETLVNILKKYGEEPFAGRIADSIVKKRVLKKIESTSELASVISEAVPKKFHKHGQNPATKSFQAIRIFINKELEAIESLLNKIEKIVEKGGRVVFISFHSLEDRLVKDMLNFYAKDCICPPEFPECRCDKKKTFRLITKKPITPKESEIKRNPLSRSAKMRVAEKVI, encoded by the coding sequence ATGCACAAACCTGTTTTGACAGAGGAGCTAATTGAAAATTTGGCAATAAATCCTCATGGAATATATGTGGATTGTACCGGCGGCGGCGGCGGTCATGCCCTGAGAGTTTATAAAAAACTGTCTTCCGATGGGAGGCTGATTATTCTGGACAGAGACGAAGATGCAGTAAAGAGGCTTAAAGAAATATTTGATGGTTATAATAATGTTAATGTTGTCCAGTCTAATTTCGCAGATGTGGATTCTGTGTTAAAAGAACTTAAAATTGCCCGGATAACAGGTCTTTATGCAGATTTTGGTTTGTCAAATTATCAGCTCATGGATGAAAAACGAGGATTTTCATTCAGAAAAAGCGGTTTTCTTGATATGCGAATGGACAGCAGTGATAAGATTACAGCTTACGAAGTTGTTAATAATTACCCTAAAGAAACGCTTGTCAATATCTTGAAGAAATATGGTGAAGAACCTTTTGCCGGAAGGATTGCCGATTCAATAGTAAAAAAGAGAGTATTGAAAAAGATAGAATCAACATCGGAACTGGCCTCGGTAATCTCAGAAGCGGTTCCGAAAAAGTTTCATAAACATGGTCAAAATCCAGCCACAAAAAGTTTTCAGGCGATAAGGATATTTATCAATAAGGAGCTGGAGGCGATAGAATCACTGCTTAATAAAATTGAGAAAATTGTGGAAAAAGGCGGTCGTGTTGTTTTCATATCGTTTCACTCACTGGAAGACAGGCTTGTTAAGGATATGCTTAATTTTTATGCCAAAGATTGTATTTGTCCTCCGGAATTTCCTGAATGCAGATGTGATAAGAAAAAGACGTTCAGGCTTATCACCAAAAAGCCGATCACACCAAAGGAAAGTGAAATCAAACGAAATCCCCTCAGCAGGAGTGCAAAAATGAGAGTTGCGGAGAAAGTGATATGA
- a CDS encoding peptidoglycan D,D-transpeptidase FtsI family protein: protein MQIYKHDDYLEYAKNQSLRKVQLHKNRGVIYDRKGAVLAENKKSASLYVYGRDIQDPYRIKLILKDYNLDMSSRNYSYLRKREGFIWLTRNVEVVKARKISERYPYIHYIMQENRYYPKGEDVAKIVGFTGVDNQGLQGVEYALDGRLKGEKRNVIYLRDSRNRPILLKDKEYISESSKGVYLTINSEIQETAGIILKKDMKRFGAEKGIAAGINVNTGEIIFSVSYPSYNPDNFEKYSKSTWKSMLTNYLFEPGSIFKAITFGFLLEHENLNLNKQVDCENGRYTVYGHTYNDVHAYDKLKASEVIVNSSNIGTVKLTSDANGKKFHDFLVKMGFGKSSGVLGIFEEKGLLRNYDEWSGLSKPSISIGQEIYVTPLQILQYYAAVANDGVLVSPHLIKKAVNDGEIFKPDVSSKRLLSENTAKTLQMLLKRVVDNGTGVNASSEYIDIGGKTGTAQKFLIDQGRYSYKNYVASFVGFFPVSSPEIAMIVIYDSPSVSIYGGSTAAYTFESIAEQIMLQKGYKIQRLRADSETKKSS, encoded by the coding sequence TTGCAGATTTATAAGCATGATGATTATTTGGAATATGCGAAAAATCAGTCTTTAAGAAAGGTACAGCTTCATAAAAACAGAGGGGTGATTTATGACAGGAAAGGGGCTGTTCTGGCAGAAAATAAAAAAAGTGCATCCCTTTATGTTTATGGAAGGGATATTCAAGACCCTTACAGAATAAAGCTTATCTTAAAAGATTATAATCTGGATATGAGCAGCAGAAATTACAGTTATTTGAGAAAAAGAGAGGGTTTTATCTGGCTTACCAGAAATGTTGAGGTGGTTAAAGCAAGAAAAATATCAGAAAGGTATCCCTATATACACTATATCATGCAGGAAAACAGATATTATCCCAAAGGTGAAGATGTGGCAAAAATCGTAGGATTCACAGGGGTGGATAATCAGGGACTTCAGGGTGTTGAATACGCTCTGGATGGTAGATTGAAAGGAGAAAAAAGAAATGTGATATATCTAAGGGACAGCCGTAACAGACCTATACTTCTGAAAGATAAAGAATATATTTCAGAAAGTTCAAAGGGGGTCTATCTTACTATAAATTCAGAAATTCAGGAGACAGCGGGCATTATTCTTAAAAAAGATATGAAACGCTTTGGTGCCGAGAAAGGGATAGCAGCCGGTATTAATGTGAACACAGGAGAAATAATTTTCAGTGTTTCCTATCCCTCTTATAATCCGGATAATTTTGAAAAATATTCCAAATCAACCTGGAAAAGTATGCTCACAAATTATCTCTTTGAGCCGGGATCGATTTTTAAGGCTATAACGTTCGGCTTTCTTCTTGAGCATGAAAATTTAAACCTTAATAAACAGGTAGACTGTGAAAACGGCAGATACACAGTTTATGGACATACATACAACGATGTGCACGCTTATGACAAACTGAAAGCTTCGGAGGTAATTGTAAATTCCAGTAATATCGGCACAGTTAAGCTCACAAGTGACGCAAACGGAAAGAAATTCCATGACTTTCTGGTAAAAATGGGTTTTGGAAAAAGCTCCGGCGTCTTGGGGATTTTCGAAGAAAAAGGGCTGTTAAGGAACTATGATGAATGGTCAGGATTGTCAAAACCCTCAATTTCTATTGGTCAGGAGATTTATGTCACACCTTTGCAGATTCTTCAGTATTATGCAGCTGTAGCCAATGACGGAGTTCTGGTCTCTCCGCACCTGATAAAAAAGGCTGTAAATGATGGGGAAATTTTCAAACCTGATGTAAGCTCCAAAAGGCTTCTTAGTGAAAATACTGCCAAAACTTTGCAGATGCTTCTTAAAAGGGTTGTGGACAATGGAACCGGCGTGAATGCATCAAGCGAATATATCGATATCGGAGGCAAAACGGGTACTGCACAGAAATTTCTGATTGATCAAGGCAGGTACTCATATAAAAATTACGTGGCAAGTTTTGTCGGATTTTTCCCCGTTTCATCTCCGGAAATTGCAATGATTGTGATTTATGATTCCCCGAGTGTTTCTATTTACGGGGGCTCTACCGCAGCTTATACATTTGAATCAATTGCTGAGCAGATAATGCTGCAGAAAGGTTACAAAATACAACGATTAAGGGCAGACAGTGAAACTAAAAAATCTTCTTAA
- a CDS encoding UDP-N-acetylmuramoyl-L-alanyl-D-glutamate--2,6-diaminopimelate ligase: MKLKNLLKGVNVLSGETDILNTEVGDISFDSRFLKKNSVFVAYKGAGTDSHEYIDDIAETGKIAVFVTEKPVDSVPHIVVDSGRKALAMMSKNFFGIRDDSILKIAVTGTNGKTTINYLLESIFSTNGMKVVRIGTTEYKVVDRVYQAKTTTPSSYEYYRMMSEGIEKGAEVVCIEASSHALEQERLHGTCFDLSIFTNLTGDHLDYHENMEKYFKAKQKLFDSDYSYKALINADDFYGEKLLGMSVIPSYSYAVENSADFKAFNIQNSLDGVSFAAACGKELKLQSNMVGRHNIYNILAAAAASNILGVPDTVIYEGIRNLKNIPGRLEKIVVNNRYFFVDYAHTDDALKNVLQSLAGLKKKRLITVFGCGGDRDKTKRPRMAKAAEAYSDKIVVTNDNPRTEEPASIIRDIEAGFAGNASYDVIPDRREAIIHAYEISEEEDIILVAGKGHEDYQILKDKTIHFDDRQEIKKLLEEESAGL, translated from the coding sequence GTGAAACTAAAAAATCTTCTTAAGGGAGTTAATGTTTTGTCAGGAGAAACCGATATCCTCAATACAGAAGTGGGGGATATATCTTTTGACAGTCGTTTTCTGAAAAAGAACTCTGTTTTTGTTGCCTACAAAGGTGCGGGTACTGACAGTCATGAGTATATTGACGATATTGCAGAGACCGGTAAAATTGCGGTTTTTGTTACCGAAAAACCTGTTGATAGTGTGCCCCACATTGTTGTTGATTCAGGAAGAAAAGCTTTGGCAATGATGTCTAAAAATTTTTTTGGGATAAGGGATGACAGCATCCTGAAGATTGCGGTAACCGGCACTAACGGTAAAACAACAATAAATTATTTGCTGGAAAGTATCTTTTCAACAAACGGAATGAAGGTTGTCAGAATAGGGACTACAGAATATAAAGTTGTCGACAGGGTTTATCAGGCCAAAACAACAACCCCTTCTTCTTATGAATATTACAGAATGATGAGTGAAGGAATCGAAAAGGGAGCGGAAGTAGTATGCATTGAGGCTTCTTCCCATGCCCTTGAGCAGGAGAGGTTGCATGGTACCTGCTTTGATCTCTCGATATTTACAAACCTGACGGGTGATCATTTGGATTACCACGAGAATATGGAAAAATATTTTAAAGCCAAGCAGAAGCTGTTTGACTCTGATTATTCTTACAAAGCCCTGATAAACGCGGATGATTTTTACGGAGAGAAGCTTCTCGGAATGTCTGTAATTCCTTCTTATTCATATGCCGTTGAAAACAGTGCTGACTTTAAGGCGTTTAACATTCAAAACAGCCTGGACGGTGTATCATTCGCGGCTGCATGCGGTAAAGAACTGAAACTTCAGTCCAATATGGTGGGCAGGCATAATATATATAATATTTTGGCAGCAGCAGCGGCTTCAAACATACTTGGTGTTCCGGATACGGTCATTTATGAAGGAATAAGAAATCTTAAAAATATACCCGGCAGACTGGAAAAGATCGTTGTAAACAACAGATATTTTTTTGTTGATTATGCTCATACGGACGATGCATTGAAAAATGTGCTGCAATCCCTTGCCGGGTTAAAGAAAAAACGTCTCATTACAGTTTTCGGCTGCGGCGGTGACAGGGACAAAACCAAAAGACCACGAATGGCAAAAGCAGCCGAGGCGTATTCGGATAAGATTGTCGTTACAAATGATAATCCGAGAACGGAAGAGCCTGCGTCTATTATCAGGGACATTGAGGCAGGTTTTGCCGGAAACGCATCTTATGATGTTATCCCTGACAGAAGGGAGGCCATAATACATGCTTATGAAATTTCTGAAGAAGAAGATATCATTCTTGTGGCCGGTAAGGGGCACGAGGATTATCAGATATTAAAAGATAAAACGATTCACTTTGATGACAGGCAAGAGATAAAGAAACTTCTGGAGGAAGAAAGTGCCGGTTTGTGA
- a CDS encoding UDP-N-acetylmuramoyl-tripeptide--D-alanyl-D-alanine ligase, producing the protein MPVCEPLDIFVDIIDCHLSTVKVFFRRVEIDSRRVEYSDIFFALKGEHVDGNDFAKEAIEKGAIFVVMDEKEAFYELNYPNKILVKDSQKALENFGKYMIANYEGVKIAVTGSAGKTSTKSMLASVIGKKYPVYESFKNFNNKLGVAYSASNIDLDSEYAIFELGTNSYGELKLLSEYIKPHAAVVTNIGMSHIGMFENINALAREKLSILNSLPPSEKEGGLNGEVWLHKSCKKYMNDFEATGNLAEKLNIHYFGDDEDSDIRMEEIRRNNHIDYVVGLGDKKYEFRINHVYEHFAMNSLIPVAVGTKLDIPYNDIFDAIADFRPLEGRGTFINKDGRISVIDDSYNASFDSILAAIEDIHKIQKDKKYAVIGEMAEIGKFANHFCNELFSVARSRRDITFLFTGESYAAFNESVNVYIFKNKNELKNYLTKLDEGIFLVKASRSQKFENIVEFLKEKNKSAV; encoded by the coding sequence GTGCCGGTTTGTGAGCCTTTGGATATCTTTGTTGATATCATTGACTGCCACCTTTCCACAGTAAAAGTGTTTTTCAGAAGAGTGGAAATTGACAGCAGACGAGTGGAATATTCGGACATATTTTTTGCCCTTAAGGGTGAGCATGTTGACGGCAATGATTTTGCAAAAGAGGCCATTGAAAAAGGTGCGATTTTTGTGGTTATGGATGAAAAGGAAGCCTTCTATGAACTTAATTATCCCAACAAGATTCTTGTGAAGGATTCCCAAAAAGCTCTGGAGAATTTCGGAAAATATATGATTGCAAATTATGAAGGTGTAAAAATTGCGGTTACGGGCAGTGCAGGCAAAACCAGCACCAAATCTATGCTGGCTTCCGTTATAGGGAAGAAATATCCGGTTTATGAATCCTTTAAAAATTTTAATAATAAACTCGGTGTTGCGTATTCTGCATCCAATATCGATTTGGATTCGGAATACGCAATATTTGAGCTGGGAACTAACAGCTACGGTGAACTGAAACTTTTGAGTGAGTATATAAAACCCCATGCTGCTGTAGTGACGAATATCGGAATGTCTCATATAGGGATGTTTGAGAATATAAACGCTCTTGCCCGTGAAAAACTCAGTATCCTTAATTCTCTTCCGCCGTCAGAAAAAGAAGGCGGTTTAAACGGAGAGGTTTGGCTTCATAAAAGCTGCAAAAAATATATGAATGATTTTGAAGCGACCGGCAATTTGGCAGAAAAGCTTAATATCCACTATTTCGGAGATGATGAGGATAGTGATATAAGGATGGAAGAAATCAGGCGTAACAACCATATTGACTATGTTGTGGGACTTGGAGATAAAAAATATGAATTCAGAATCAACCATGTATACGAGCATTTCGCGATGAACTCTCTTATCCCTGTAGCCGTTGGTACCAAACTGGATATACCTTATAATGATATTTTTGATGCCATAGCAGATTTTAGGCCGTTAGAAGGCCGCGGAACATTTATTAACAAAGATGGAAGGATTTCTGTCATTGATGATTCGTATAATGCGAGTTTTGATTCAATACTGGCTGCAATAGAAGATATCCATAAGATACAAAAAGATAAAAAATATGCGGTAATTGGCGAAATGGCGGAAATAGGTAAATTTGCCAATCATTTTTGTAATGAGCTTTTCTCTGTGGCGCGCTCACGAAGAGATATCACATTTCTTTTTACTGGCGAAAGTTATGCTGCTTTTAATGAGAGTGTGAATGTGTACATTTTTAAAAATAAAAACGAGCTGAAAAACTATCTGACAAAGCTGGATGAGGGAATTTTTCTTGTCAAAGCAAGCAGATCGCAAAAATTCGAGAACATTGTTGAATTTTTAAAGGAGAAAAATAAAAGTGCTGTATAA
- the mraY gene encoding phospho-N-acetylmuramoyl-pentapeptide-transferase: MLYNLLYPLSEHFILFNVFKYITFRTAYAIITSLLISLFVGGYLINTLKEMQLSQKAKGYEPARHREKEGTPTMGGIMIILTALFSTLLWADLTNLYIWIVLFVFIATGVLGFADDYIKTVKKDPEGMKPLVKFSLQVVIAAVAVVCIIIVDESGAATKLALPFFKNMLFDLSFFYILFALFVIVGTSNAVNLTDGLDGLATMPSVIAFGTFILFSYVTGHVQFADYLQIIYVEGSGELAVFCGAMLGAGLGFLWYNTFPATVFMGDVGSLSIGAALATVAVITKHEIVLAIVGGVFVIETVSVIMQVGFFKATKGRRLFRMAPIHHHFELKGWEEPKIIVRFWILAFMLAMIAISTLKLR, from the coding sequence GTGCTGTATAATCTGCTTTATCCGCTAAGCGAACATTTTATACTGTTTAATGTTTTCAAGTACATAACTTTTCGTACTGCTTATGCAATCATTACTTCGCTCCTTATAAGTCTTTTCGTTGGCGGATATCTGATAAATACATTAAAAGAGATGCAGCTTTCCCAGAAGGCAAAAGGATATGAGCCCGCCCGGCACAGAGAAAAAGAGGGTACACCGACAATGGGCGGTATTATGATAATTCTGACCGCTTTGTTTTCCACTTTGTTATGGGCAGATTTGACAAATTTATATATATGGATTGTGCTTTTTGTTTTTATCGCCACAGGAGTTCTTGGATTTGCAGACGATTATATAAAAACTGTCAAGAAAGATCCTGAAGGGATGAAGCCATTGGTTAAATTCTCTCTGCAGGTTGTTATTGCTGCTGTTGCGGTGGTGTGTATAATCATTGTCGATGAAAGCGGTGCAGCCACCAAACTGGCTCTTCCTTTTTTTAAAAATATGTTATTCGACCTGTCTTTTTTCTACATTTTATTTGCACTCTTTGTTATTGTGGGTACCTCCAATGCCGTCAATCTGACAGACGGACTTGACGGTCTTGCAACAATGCCCTCTGTAATTGCTTTCGGAACTTTCATTTTATTTTCATATGTTACCGGTCACGTTCAATTTGCCGATTATCTTCAGATTATCTACGTTGAAGGTTCCGGGGAACTGGCGGTATTCTGCGGAGCGATGCTGGGCGCAGGGCTTGGATTCCTTTGGTACAACACGTTCCCGGCGACGGTTTTTATGGGAGATGTCGGGAGTCTGTCAATAGGCGCGGCTTTGGCTACTGTTGCCGTGATAACGAAACATGAAATTGTGCTGGCAATTGTCGGCGGTGTTTTTGTTATCGAAACGGTTTCGGTGATTATGCAGGTCGGCTTTTTTAAAGCTACAAAAGGCAGACGTCTTTTTCGGATGGCGCCCATTCATCATCATTTTGAGCTTAAAGGTTGGGAAGAACCGAAAATAATAGTTCGTTTCTGGATTCTGGCATTTATGCTGGCGATGATTGCAATAAGTACACTTAAATTAAGGTGA
- the murD gene encoding UDP-N-acetylmuramoyl-L-alanine--D-glutamate ligase: MKYALLGYGVSGRGAEKLLKSRDISQVDIYDDTIKSYPSVSSCNFDKYDKVIVSPGIAPDKVNIPANKVTSEVEIAYENLSSEAKIVGVTGTNGKSTITYLTWQILQQIGAGAVYCGNIGRTFSKVAIEDDYDIYVVELSSYQIDLLKNFRMDAFCICNVTPDHLDRYRDIKSYAASKLAALKFVKAERSYLLDSPVFENFNISKSVNFIDPELKKFPVIKNDILDFGRFYADTRSYPLSGRHNLLNLAFAMCLADEVYGLQRDVSTVVSSLQPLEHRCEKFAESKGVKYINDSKSTNPESTMTALNALDGNVILLMGGRIKNADYSGTAKPINKVVKKLVLFGEAAGSLNRQLERYVDVEKLVCASLDEAIDIALLSAKSGDTVLLSPGCSSFDSFSNFEERGKYFKNRVNEKLKGCGLNV, translated from the coding sequence GTGAAATACGCTTTACTGGGTTATGGAGTCAGCGGCCGCGGCGCTGAAAAATTATTGAAGAGCAGAGATATTAGTCAAGTTGATATTTATGACGATACAATTAAATCATATCCTTCTGTATCTTCGTGCAATTTTGATAAATATGATAAAGTAATTGTAAGCCCCGGAATTGCCCCGGACAAGGTTAACATTCCTGCAAATAAAGTTACCAGCGAAGTGGAAATTGCATATGAAAACCTGTCATCTGAAGCAAAAATAGTAGGGGTAACGGGAACAAACGGCAAGTCTACAATCACCTACCTTACCTGGCAGATTTTGCAGCAGATTGGTGCTGGTGCTGTTTATTGCGGTAATATAGGCAGAACGTTCAGTAAAGTTGCTATAGAAGATGATTATGATATTTATGTAGTGGAACTCAGCAGCTACCAGATTGACCTGCTGAAAAACTTCAGAATGGATGCTTTTTGTATATGCAATGTTACACCTGATCATTTGGACAGATACAGGGATATAAAGAGTTATGCAGCATCAAAGCTGGCAGCTCTTAAATTTGTAAAAGCAGAAAGATCCTATCTTCTCGACTCACCTGTTTTTGAGAATTTTAACATTTCAAAAAGTGTAAATTTTATAGATCCGGAACTGAAAAAGTTTCCCGTTATTAAGAATGATATTCTGGATTTTGGCAGGTTTTATGCTGACACCCGTTCGTATCCACTCAGCGGCAGGCATAATCTGCTTAATCTGGCTTTTGCTATGTGTCTGGCAGATGAAGTATATGGTTTGCAAAGGGATGTTTCCACGGTTGTATCCTCACTGCAGCCCCTGGAACATAGATGTGAAAAATTTGCGGAATCAAAAGGGGTGAAGTATATAAATGACTCGAAAAGCACAAATCCTGAATCAACCATGACAGCTTTAAATGCGCTTGATGGGAATGTGATTCTTCTTATGGGCGGCCGAATTAAAAATGCCGACTACTCAGGGACAGCAAAACCGATTAACAAAGTGGTAAAGAAGCTTGTTTTGTTTGGAGAGGCTGCCGGCTCTCTTAACCGCCAGCTGGAGAGATATGTTGATGTGGAAAAGCTGGTTTGCGCCAGCCTTGATGAAGCGATTGACATTGCTCTGTTATCTGCAAAGTCAGGAGATACAGTTTTATTATCTCCCGGGTGCTCCAGTTTCGACAGTTTTAGCAATTTTGAGGAGCGGGGGAAGTATTTTAAAAACAGGGTAAATGAAAAACTTAAGGGGTGCGGACTAAATGTTTGA